In a genomic window of Theropithecus gelada isolate Dixy chromosome 15, Tgel_1.0, whole genome shotgun sequence:
- the LOC112608185 gene encoding spermatogenesis-associated protein 31D1-like isoform X1: protein MENILCFLNSYIETGLIPDSHYLDIDPSFICLSGLGLFILYLFYVVLILHSSPTEKNNDIQKHQGRARRRRKSVTFKGFPDRKSFQREAEEERKLLSILKSFGPPVSCGPLGQHHDTTRFRRLLCPDPVCQVCNRATADIQRLLSWESLKDAAPSVSPLDSAGSATESSFTLSSTPSATPPEDLILSPRPKLSPPPLLILSPDLITSLANLFSPSPLKDPPPPQPVSPLDSKFPVDHSPPLQLPFPLLPPHHIQRVEPNLHPVASLSLNTIFSLDSTQCQDISQAMNPTDSCAHHYKPPISAALPVEDCSVTQSKSRLTILKPFAEMLSLGGSGETSTYAPTTIKGIDHSCPASSEFSWWHPHAKGSFSSNFVPSDFMEELLTLHSSEASLGGHSVANVIQPVNISFVSHDILALLERQVKKRCDFLMWKENGKKPGSFPTQLRQNYQLNSSRKMLASIADKHDMVEFFPFGANKGKLEGQHIHQQPPYSKCFEDHLEQKYVQLFWGLPSLHSESLHPTVLVQRGHSSMFVFFNGITNTSIFHKFPVLPSPQPLSLPNTQALPLPQTLPRGQSPHLTQVQFQAQHQSPLPVLLPSPPFLIRICGVCLHRPQKEAQFLTPSEINLLECNVLQKVQESVWGLPSVVKKSQEDFCPPAPNLALVRKSFKVHVPISIIPGDFPLSSEVRKKLEQHIRKRLIQRRWGLPRRIHESLSLLRPQSKISELSVSESIHGPLHRSSVEGQSLNVLKKFGSIIPRTLHERSSNMLSLENVGNYQGCSQETGPKNHLLQDPETSSDEDMKSNAERDLDTYMMHLSGNHSGESLGQKQLENALTVHLSKKFEEINEGRMPGTVHSSWHSVKQTMSLAEESHSQIKHRSMAALVSEDHGVDTSQEISFLGSNKQKMLEAHIKSFRMRMLWGLPRKVLESIEIFKLKEDLSNSFSHFDLPSSASFISRGDTKDGVSKSNRQSTFQGGKLGTTSSVPVLDCPHPVTSPVGKEKSETLGRQFSDTDHDLIETDSKDRASMPLRRGTTDFQGEKLETTRSFSILGHPQLVTSPVDQEKHETLKREFVDTDNDLTESVPTTEDGRQTFLPPTHSIVDEASQRQTVPASRCSSELTIMQAGVGRESRDKRESASNNINRLQGSRKTFPVTNGSKEMLKEEETCALQSQNRNNLTSSKSGSCSVTNVKTSTSHETEIFPPRVSVPQDPKSSYLKNQMLSQLKLVQKKDSQPQSHFTDMSLALDNLSSKDLLTHPQGISSRDMETSQVLHVHLEDRGICAAQQQEPSVPTHVLQKCQVKNFSPATKRVSPLRPKGGEVGGGDAGLGTSQFRRKSHVIHNKTSRELLGSKSSPTLKTQPPPENLFRNWMKTFLQRFNKPSITYEDQEISRAKDSSLSSSVQKRGRVKSRAGFTGSIEAQKIRKDTGEFLEEKLGHKRGIDVTCPQEPLASPVELGKAQHNPEVQVRAEPVQGYSHNYMAPSCKVTCTKSYSQQAIFVGQNYPTRIRQNTDKDRQPEKVEAFKGKILCQRHPQSMPHRKPMPHSNLICQHQVNLVCPAVPTSAKSTVFSDVSLLTGQKMLPKHFQGGKFPPTK from the exons ATGGAGAATATCCTCTGTTTTCTGAACAGCTATATTGAGACAGGGCTGATCCCTGACTCACATTACTTGGATATTGACCCCAGCTTCATTTGCTTGAGTGGGTTGGGGTTGTTTATACTGTACTTGTTCTATGTGGTATTGATCCTGCATTCGTCACCCACCGAAAAAAATAATGACATCCAAAAG catcagggcagagccaggaggagaaggaaaagtgtGACATTTAAA GGTTTCCCAGACCGGAAAAGTTTCcagagggaagcagaagaggaaagaaaactacTTTCTATTCTGAAAAG CTTTGGACCTCCTGTTTCCTGCGGTCCCCTGGGCCAGCATCATGATACCACCCGCTTTCGTCgactgttatgcccagaccctgTCTGTCAGGTGTGTAACAGAGCAACTGCTGATATCCAGCGACTGCTGTCTTGGGAGTCCCTGAAAGATGCCGCTCCCTCTGTGTCCCCTTTGGATTCTGCAGGTTCTGCGACTGAGTCATCGTTCACTCTGTCTTCCACCCCCTCAGCAACCCCTCCAGAAGACCTAATATTGTCTCCTCGGCCTAAGCTCTCTCCACCTCCCCTGTTAATTCTCTCACCTGACTTGATCACGTCCTTAGCTAACTTGTTTTCACCCTCACCACTGAAGGACCCTCCACCACCACAGCCTGTTTCTCCCCTGGATTCCAAGTTCCCCGTAGACCATTCCCCACCCCTAcagcttccctttccccttctcccaCCACATCACATTCAGAGAGTGGAGCCCAATCTCCACCCTGTGGCCAGTTTGTCTCTGAACACCATCTTTTCACTTGACTCCACCCAATGCCAAGATATTTCCCAGGCCATGAATCCCACTGATTCATGTGCTCATCATTACAAACCACCAATCTCAGCTGCTTTACCAGTGGAAGACTGCTCTGTGACTCAGTCGAAATCAAGACTCACCATTTTGAAGCCTTTTGCAGAGATGTTATCTCTAGGTGGCTCTGGTGAGACATCCACCTATGCCCCAACAACAATCAAAGGCATTGACCATTCATGCCCTGCATCTTCAGAATTCTCCTGGTGGCATCCTCATGCCAAGGGCTCTTTTTCCTCCAATTTTGTGCCATCTGATTTCATGGAGGAGCTTCTCACCCTTCattcttctgaggcctctttaGGGGGGCACTCTGTGGCCAACGTCATACAGCCTGTTAACATCTCTTTTGTCAGCCATGACATTCTGGCACTCCTGGAGAGACAAGTCAAAAAAAGGTGTGATTTCCTGAtgtggaaagaaaatggaaagaaaccagGATCTTTCCCAACACAACTTAGACAAAACTACCAACTAAATTCTTCACGGAAAATGTTAGCCTCAATTGCTGATAAGCATGACATGGTAGAATTCTTTCCTTTTGGGGCCAATAAAGGCAAACTAGAGGGGCAGCACATCCATCAGCAGCCCCCATACTCTAAGTGCTTTGAAGACCATTTAGAGCAAAAATATGTGCAGCTCTTCTGGGGTCTCCCATCTCTGCACAGCGAGTCTCTGCATCCTACTGTTCTTGTCCAACGTGGCCATTCCTCCATGTTTGTATTCTTCAATGGCATTACAAATACATCTATATTCCATAAATTTCCAGTACTTCCCTCTCCCCAACCTCTGTCCTTGCCTAATACCCAAGCTCTACCCTTGCCTCAAACCCTGCCCCGAGGTCAGTCCCCACATCTCACTCAGGTCCAGTTCCAGGCTCAACATCAATCTCCACTCCCAGTCCTACTACCTAGTCCTCCATTCCTGATTAGGATCTGTGGAGTGTGTCTTCATAGACCCCAGAAGGAGGCACAGTTTCTTACGCCATCTGAAATTAATCTTCTGGAGTGTAACGTGTTGCAGAAAGTGCAGGAAAGTGTGTGGGGTTTACCCTCTGTGGTTAAAAAATCCCAGGAAGACTTTTGTCCTCCAGCTCCCAATCTTGCATTGGTCAGAAAGTCCTTCAAGGTCCATGTTCCCATCTCTATCATTCCTGGAGATTTTCCACTGAGCTCTGAGGTAAGGAAGAAACTAGAGCAACACATTCGAAAGAGGCTCATCCAGCGCAGATGGGGCCTGCCCCGTAGAATCCATGAGTCTCTGTCATTACTACGTCCTCAGAGCAAAATTTCAGAGCTATCTGTGTCAGAGAGCATTCATGGACCCTTACATCGCTCTTCAGTTGAGGGTCAGAGCCTCAATGTTCTAAAGAAGTTCGGATCAATCATCCCTAGAACCTTGCATGAGAGGAGCTCAAATATGCTTTCCCTGGAGAATGTGGGGAATTATCAGGGATGCAGCCAGGAGACTGGTCCAAAAAATCATCTGTTGCAAGATCCAGAGACATCTTCAGATGAGGATATGAAGTCTAACGCTGAGAGAGACCTGGACACTTATATGATGCATCTGTCAGGGAATCATTCAGGGGAGAGCCTAGGTCAGAAACAACTTGAAAATGCCCTGACAGTACATTTGAGCAAGAAATTTGAGGAAATCAATGAGGGTCGAATGCCTGGGACTGTGCATAGTTCATGGCATTCAGTCAAGCAGACAATGTCTCTTGCTGAGGAATCCCACAGCCAAATAAAACATCGAAGTATGGCAGCATTGGTGAGTGAGGACCACGGCGTTGATACTTCCCAGGAGATTTCTTTCCTTGGTTCCAACAAACAAAAGATGTTGGAAGCCCATATTAAATCTTTCCGCATGAGAATGCTGTGGGGCCTTCCCCGCAAGGTCCTTGAATCCATAGAAATCTTCAAATTGAAAGAGGACCTTTCCAATTCCTTTTCCCATTTCGACCTTCCCTCCTCAGCCAGCTTTATTTCTCGGGGAGATACCAAAGATGGGGTCTCTAAGTCTAATAGACAAAGCACTTTCCAAGGAGGAAAGTTGGGAACAACAAGCTCAGTCCCTGTCCTTGATTGTCCTCATCCTGTCACCTCACCTGTTggcaaagaaaaatcagagacTCTGGGAAGGCAATTTTCTGATACTGATCATGACCTTATAGAGACAGATTCCAAAGATAGGGCCTCCATGCCCCTTAGAAGAGGCACTACAGattttcaaggagaaaaattagaaaccaCAAGATCATTCTCCATCCTGGGTCATCCTCAACTGGTCACCTCACCTGTAGATCAAGAAAAGCATGAGACCCTGAAAAGAGAATTCGTTGATACTGACAATGATCTTACAGAAAGTGTCCCAACAACTGAGGATGGCAGACAGACTTTTCTGCCCCCCACACACAGCATCGTAGACGAAGCCAGTCAGAGACAGACTGTACCGGCCAGTAGATGCAGCTCAGAGCTGACCATAATGCAAGCTGGAGTTGGCCGTGAGTCAAGGGATAAGAGAGAGAGTGCCAGTAATAATATTAACAGGCTTCAGGGCAGTAGAAAGACCTTTCCTGTCACCAATGGGTCGAAGGAGATGCTCAAGGAAGAGGAGACCTGTGCTCTTCAATCACAAAATAGGAACAACTTGACATCCAGCAAGTCAGGAAGCTGCTCAGTGACAAATGTGAAAACAAGCACATCTCATGAAACTGAAATTTTCCCACCAAGAGTATCAGTTCCCCAAGATCCTAAATCATCATATCTTAAAAATCAGATGCTGAGCCAGTTAAAGTTGGTCCAGAAGAAGGATAGCCAACCTCAGAGCCATTTCACTGACATGTCTCTTGCCTTAGATAACTTGAGTTCCAAGGACTTACTGACTCATCCCCAGGGCATTTCAAGTCGGGACATGGAAACTTCCCAGGTGCTGCATGTCCACTTGGAGGACAGAGGGATCTGTGCGGCACAGCAGCAGGAGCCCAGTGTCCCTACGCATGTCTTACAGAAATGCCAAGTTAAGAATTTTTCACCAGCTACAAAGAGAGTGAGCCCTCTAAGACCCAAGGGAGGAGAGGTTGGTGGAGGGGATGCAGGGTTGGGGACATCCCAATTCAGGAGAAAGAGCCACGTTATTCATAATAAGACATCAAGGGAGTTGCTTGGGAGCAAATCTTCCCCAACCTTGAAAACACAGCCTCCTCCTGAAAACCTTTTCAGAAACTGGATGAAGACCTTTTTGCAGCGGTTTAATAAACCCAGCATAACATATGAAGATCAAGAAATTTCTCGGGCAAAGGATAGCTCCCTGTCGTCATCTGTGCAGAAGAGAGGTCGAGTTAAAAGCAGAGCTGGCTTTACTGGAAGTATTGAAGCTCAGAAAATTAGGAAAGACACTGGGGAGTTCCTAGAAGAGAAGCTGGGGCATAAGCGTGGGATAGATGTCACCTGTCCCCAAGAGCCCCTTGCCTCCCCGGTGGAGCTTGGGAAAGCTCAGCACAACCCAGAAGTGCAGGTCAGAGCAGAGCCTGTCCAGGGCTATTCCCACAACTACATGGCTCCCTCCTGCAAAGTGACATGTACCAAATCTTACAGCCAACAAGCTATCTTTGTTGGCCAGAATTATCCTACAAGGATTAGACAGAACACAGACAAGGACAGACAGCCTGAGAAAGTTGAGGCATTTAAGGGGAAGATATTGTGTCAAAGGCATCCCCAGTCCATGCCCCACAGGAAGCCTATGCCACATTCAAACCTCATTTGTCAGCATCAGGTCAACTTGGTGTGTCCAGCCGTCCCGACCAGTGCTAAAAGCACTGTGTTCAGTGATGTGTCTTTACTAACTGGACAGAAAATGCTTCCGAAGCATTTCCAGGGAGGAAAATTTCCCCCCACAAAATAA
- the LOC112608185 gene encoding spermatogenesis-associated protein 31D1-like isoform X2 yields the protein MENILCFLNSYIETGLIPDSHYLDIDPSFICLSGLGLFILYLFYVVLILHSSPTEKNNDIQKHQGRARRRRKSVTFKDRKSFQREAEEERKLLSILKSFGPPVSCGPLGQHHDTTRFRRLLCPDPVCQVCNRATADIQRLLSWESLKDAAPSVSPLDSAGSATESSFTLSSTPSATPPEDLILSPRPKLSPPPLLILSPDLITSLANLFSPSPLKDPPPPQPVSPLDSKFPVDHSPPLQLPFPLLPPHHIQRVEPNLHPVASLSLNTIFSLDSTQCQDISQAMNPTDSCAHHYKPPISAALPVEDCSVTQSKSRLTILKPFAEMLSLGGSGETSTYAPTTIKGIDHSCPASSEFSWWHPHAKGSFSSNFVPSDFMEELLTLHSSEASLGGHSVANVIQPVNISFVSHDILALLERQVKKRCDFLMWKENGKKPGSFPTQLRQNYQLNSSRKMLASIADKHDMVEFFPFGANKGKLEGQHIHQQPPYSKCFEDHLEQKYVQLFWGLPSLHSESLHPTVLVQRGHSSMFVFFNGITNTSIFHKFPVLPSPQPLSLPNTQALPLPQTLPRGQSPHLTQVQFQAQHQSPLPVLLPSPPFLIRICGVCLHRPQKEAQFLTPSEINLLECNVLQKVQESVWGLPSVVKKSQEDFCPPAPNLALVRKSFKVHVPISIIPGDFPLSSEVRKKLEQHIRKRLIQRRWGLPRRIHESLSLLRPQSKISELSVSESIHGPLHRSSVEGQSLNVLKKFGSIIPRTLHERSSNMLSLENVGNYQGCSQETGPKNHLLQDPETSSDEDMKSNAERDLDTYMMHLSGNHSGESLGQKQLENALTVHLSKKFEEINEGRMPGTVHSSWHSVKQTMSLAEESHSQIKHRSMAALVSEDHGVDTSQEISFLGSNKQKMLEAHIKSFRMRMLWGLPRKVLESIEIFKLKEDLSNSFSHFDLPSSASFISRGDTKDGVSKSNRQSTFQGGKLGTTSSVPVLDCPHPVTSPVGKEKSETLGRQFSDTDHDLIETDSKDRASMPLRRGTTDFQGEKLETTRSFSILGHPQLVTSPVDQEKHETLKREFVDTDNDLTESVPTTEDGRQTFLPPTHSIVDEASQRQTVPASRCSSELTIMQAGVGRESRDKRESASNNINRLQGSRKTFPVTNGSKEMLKEEETCALQSQNRNNLTSSKSGSCSVTNVKTSTSHETEIFPPRVSVPQDPKSSYLKNQMLSQLKLVQKKDSQPQSHFTDMSLALDNLSSKDLLTHPQGISSRDMETSQVLHVHLEDRGICAAQQQEPSVPTHVLQKCQVKNFSPATKRVSPLRPKGGEVGGGDAGLGTSQFRRKSHVIHNKTSRELLGSKSSPTLKTQPPPENLFRNWMKTFLQRFNKPSITYEDQEISRAKDSSLSSSVQKRGRVKSRAGFTGSIEAQKIRKDTGEFLEEKLGHKRGIDVTCPQEPLASPVELGKAQHNPEVQVRAEPVQGYSHNYMAPSCKVTCTKSYSQQAIFVGQNYPTRIRQNTDKDRQPEKVEAFKGKILCQRHPQSMPHRKPMPHSNLICQHQVNLVCPAVPTSAKSTVFSDVSLLTGQKMLPKHFQGGKFPPTK from the exons ATGGAGAATATCCTCTGTTTTCTGAACAGCTATATTGAGACAGGGCTGATCCCTGACTCACATTACTTGGATATTGACCCCAGCTTCATTTGCTTGAGTGGGTTGGGGTTGTTTATACTGTACTTGTTCTATGTGGTATTGATCCTGCATTCGTCACCCACCGAAAAAAATAATGACATCCAAAAG catcagggcagagccaggaggagaaggaaaagtgtGACATTTAAAG ACCGGAAAAGTTTCcagagggaagcagaagaggaaagaaaactacTTTCTATTCTGAAAAG CTTTGGACCTCCTGTTTCCTGCGGTCCCCTGGGCCAGCATCATGATACCACCCGCTTTCGTCgactgttatgcccagaccctgTCTGTCAGGTGTGTAACAGAGCAACTGCTGATATCCAGCGACTGCTGTCTTGGGAGTCCCTGAAAGATGCCGCTCCCTCTGTGTCCCCTTTGGATTCTGCAGGTTCTGCGACTGAGTCATCGTTCACTCTGTCTTCCACCCCCTCAGCAACCCCTCCAGAAGACCTAATATTGTCTCCTCGGCCTAAGCTCTCTCCACCTCCCCTGTTAATTCTCTCACCTGACTTGATCACGTCCTTAGCTAACTTGTTTTCACCCTCACCACTGAAGGACCCTCCACCACCACAGCCTGTTTCTCCCCTGGATTCCAAGTTCCCCGTAGACCATTCCCCACCCCTAcagcttccctttccccttctcccaCCACATCACATTCAGAGAGTGGAGCCCAATCTCCACCCTGTGGCCAGTTTGTCTCTGAACACCATCTTTTCACTTGACTCCACCCAATGCCAAGATATTTCCCAGGCCATGAATCCCACTGATTCATGTGCTCATCATTACAAACCACCAATCTCAGCTGCTTTACCAGTGGAAGACTGCTCTGTGACTCAGTCGAAATCAAGACTCACCATTTTGAAGCCTTTTGCAGAGATGTTATCTCTAGGTGGCTCTGGTGAGACATCCACCTATGCCCCAACAACAATCAAAGGCATTGACCATTCATGCCCTGCATCTTCAGAATTCTCCTGGTGGCATCCTCATGCCAAGGGCTCTTTTTCCTCCAATTTTGTGCCATCTGATTTCATGGAGGAGCTTCTCACCCTTCattcttctgaggcctctttaGGGGGGCACTCTGTGGCCAACGTCATACAGCCTGTTAACATCTCTTTTGTCAGCCATGACATTCTGGCACTCCTGGAGAGACAAGTCAAAAAAAGGTGTGATTTCCTGAtgtggaaagaaaatggaaagaaaccagGATCTTTCCCAACACAACTTAGACAAAACTACCAACTAAATTCTTCACGGAAAATGTTAGCCTCAATTGCTGATAAGCATGACATGGTAGAATTCTTTCCTTTTGGGGCCAATAAAGGCAAACTAGAGGGGCAGCACATCCATCAGCAGCCCCCATACTCTAAGTGCTTTGAAGACCATTTAGAGCAAAAATATGTGCAGCTCTTCTGGGGTCTCCCATCTCTGCACAGCGAGTCTCTGCATCCTACTGTTCTTGTCCAACGTGGCCATTCCTCCATGTTTGTATTCTTCAATGGCATTACAAATACATCTATATTCCATAAATTTCCAGTACTTCCCTCTCCCCAACCTCTGTCCTTGCCTAATACCCAAGCTCTACCCTTGCCTCAAACCCTGCCCCGAGGTCAGTCCCCACATCTCACTCAGGTCCAGTTCCAGGCTCAACATCAATCTCCACTCCCAGTCCTACTACCTAGTCCTCCATTCCTGATTAGGATCTGTGGAGTGTGTCTTCATAGACCCCAGAAGGAGGCACAGTTTCTTACGCCATCTGAAATTAATCTTCTGGAGTGTAACGTGTTGCAGAAAGTGCAGGAAAGTGTGTGGGGTTTACCCTCTGTGGTTAAAAAATCCCAGGAAGACTTTTGTCCTCCAGCTCCCAATCTTGCATTGGTCAGAAAGTCCTTCAAGGTCCATGTTCCCATCTCTATCATTCCTGGAGATTTTCCACTGAGCTCTGAGGTAAGGAAGAAACTAGAGCAACACATTCGAAAGAGGCTCATCCAGCGCAGATGGGGCCTGCCCCGTAGAATCCATGAGTCTCTGTCATTACTACGTCCTCAGAGCAAAATTTCAGAGCTATCTGTGTCAGAGAGCATTCATGGACCCTTACATCGCTCTTCAGTTGAGGGTCAGAGCCTCAATGTTCTAAAGAAGTTCGGATCAATCATCCCTAGAACCTTGCATGAGAGGAGCTCAAATATGCTTTCCCTGGAGAATGTGGGGAATTATCAGGGATGCAGCCAGGAGACTGGTCCAAAAAATCATCTGTTGCAAGATCCAGAGACATCTTCAGATGAGGATATGAAGTCTAACGCTGAGAGAGACCTGGACACTTATATGATGCATCTGTCAGGGAATCATTCAGGGGAGAGCCTAGGTCAGAAACAACTTGAAAATGCCCTGACAGTACATTTGAGCAAGAAATTTGAGGAAATCAATGAGGGTCGAATGCCTGGGACTGTGCATAGTTCATGGCATTCAGTCAAGCAGACAATGTCTCTTGCTGAGGAATCCCACAGCCAAATAAAACATCGAAGTATGGCAGCATTGGTGAGTGAGGACCACGGCGTTGATACTTCCCAGGAGATTTCTTTCCTTGGTTCCAACAAACAAAAGATGTTGGAAGCCCATATTAAATCTTTCCGCATGAGAATGCTGTGGGGCCTTCCCCGCAAGGTCCTTGAATCCATAGAAATCTTCAAATTGAAAGAGGACCTTTCCAATTCCTTTTCCCATTTCGACCTTCCCTCCTCAGCCAGCTTTATTTCTCGGGGAGATACCAAAGATGGGGTCTCTAAGTCTAATAGACAAAGCACTTTCCAAGGAGGAAAGTTGGGAACAACAAGCTCAGTCCCTGTCCTTGATTGTCCTCATCCTGTCACCTCACCTGTTggcaaagaaaaatcagagacTCTGGGAAGGCAATTTTCTGATACTGATCATGACCTTATAGAGACAGATTCCAAAGATAGGGCCTCCATGCCCCTTAGAAGAGGCACTACAGattttcaaggagaaaaattagaaaccaCAAGATCATTCTCCATCCTGGGTCATCCTCAACTGGTCACCTCACCTGTAGATCAAGAAAAGCATGAGACCCTGAAAAGAGAATTCGTTGATACTGACAATGATCTTACAGAAAGTGTCCCAACAACTGAGGATGGCAGACAGACTTTTCTGCCCCCCACACACAGCATCGTAGACGAAGCCAGTCAGAGACAGACTGTACCGGCCAGTAGATGCAGCTCAGAGCTGACCATAATGCAAGCTGGAGTTGGCCGTGAGTCAAGGGATAAGAGAGAGAGTGCCAGTAATAATATTAACAGGCTTCAGGGCAGTAGAAAGACCTTTCCTGTCACCAATGGGTCGAAGGAGATGCTCAAGGAAGAGGAGACCTGTGCTCTTCAATCACAAAATAGGAACAACTTGACATCCAGCAAGTCAGGAAGCTGCTCAGTGACAAATGTGAAAACAAGCACATCTCATGAAACTGAAATTTTCCCACCAAGAGTATCAGTTCCCCAAGATCCTAAATCATCATATCTTAAAAATCAGATGCTGAGCCAGTTAAAGTTGGTCCAGAAGAAGGATAGCCAACCTCAGAGCCATTTCACTGACATGTCTCTTGCCTTAGATAACTTGAGTTCCAAGGACTTACTGACTCATCCCCAGGGCATTTCAAGTCGGGACATGGAAACTTCCCAGGTGCTGCATGTCCACTTGGAGGACAGAGGGATCTGTGCGGCACAGCAGCAGGAGCCCAGTGTCCCTACGCATGTCTTACAGAAATGCCAAGTTAAGAATTTTTCACCAGCTACAAAGAGAGTGAGCCCTCTAAGACCCAAGGGAGGAGAGGTTGGTGGAGGGGATGCAGGGTTGGGGACATCCCAATTCAGGAGAAAGAGCCACGTTATTCATAATAAGACATCAAGGGAGTTGCTTGGGAGCAAATCTTCCCCAACCTTGAAAACACAGCCTCCTCCTGAAAACCTTTTCAGAAACTGGATGAAGACCTTTTTGCAGCGGTTTAATAAACCCAGCATAACATATGAAGATCAAGAAATTTCTCGGGCAAAGGATAGCTCCCTGTCGTCATCTGTGCAGAAGAGAGGTCGAGTTAAAAGCAGAGCTGGCTTTACTGGAAGTATTGAAGCTCAGAAAATTAGGAAAGACACTGGGGAGTTCCTAGAAGAGAAGCTGGGGCATAAGCGTGGGATAGATGTCACCTGTCCCCAAGAGCCCCTTGCCTCCCCGGTGGAGCTTGGGAAAGCTCAGCACAACCCAGAAGTGCAGGTCAGAGCAGAGCCTGTCCAGGGCTATTCCCACAACTACATGGCTCCCTCCTGCAAAGTGACATGTACCAAATCTTACAGCCAACAAGCTATCTTTGTTGGCCAGAATTATCCTACAAGGATTAGACAGAACACAGACAAGGACAGACAGCCTGAGAAAGTTGAGGCATTTAAGGGGAAGATATTGTGTCAAAGGCATCCCCAGTCCATGCCCCACAGGAAGCCTATGCCACATTCAAACCTCATTTGTCAGCATCAGGTCAACTTGGTGTGTCCAGCCGTCCCGACCAGTGCTAAAAGCACTGTGTTCAGTGATGTGTCTTTACTAACTGGACAGAAAATGCTTCCGAAGCATTTCCAGGGAGGAAAATTTCCCCCCACAAAATAA